From the genome of Sphingopyxis sp. DBS4:
GCGCCGCGCTTCGGCAAGGTCGTCGGCGCCCAGCGCCTGCGCGACCGCGCGGACATGGTCGAACAGGCTGCGCTGCGCGAGCGCGGGCCAGGAGAAAAGAGCGATGCCGATCCACGCGAAGCCGCCGAGCGCTGCGGAGAACAGGCGTTGCAGCATCCAGCCGCCGCCTCCCGCCACCAGCAGGAGCAGCAGCAAGGTCAGGATGCCGAGCGCGCGCCGCGTCGCAAAGCCTGTTTCGGGGCGATTCCACCGCGCTTCGCAGCCGTCGATCAGCCGCGCGAACAGCCCGACCGGATGGCCGATGCGCCGATAGAGCGGGGTCGGCCAGCCGAGCGCAGCGTCGAGCGCGAGCGCGGCGAGAGCGACGGGCTCAGCCACCGAGCGCCGCATCGAGCCGGGCCAGTGCCGCTGCGCTGCCGGGCAGACCAAGGCGCAGCCAGCGCGGCTGGTCGGCAAAGGGCCGGGTCAGGATCGCGGCGCGCGCGAGCCGCTCGAACAGCGCCCCGGCGTCATCGGCTTCGACCAGCCGGAACAGCGGGCAGTCGCCGATGACGGACAGATTGCGGCGGGTGAGCAGCGCGTCGAGCGCGGCCGCTTCCCTGGTTAGCTGCTCGCGCATGGCGGCGATCCAGTCGCGGTCGCGATAAGCGGCGTTGCCGATCGCGAGCGCCGCGGCGGAAACGGGCCACGCGCCGAGCAAGGTGCGCAACTCGTCCAGAAACAACGGCGGGCCGAGCACGAAGCCGAGCCGAACCCCGGCGAGACCGAAGAATTTGCCGAAGGAGCGGAAGACGAGCAGGCGCCGGTCGTCGCTGATCCGATGCGCGATGCTCGTCACGGGTGCGCAATCGGCGAAGGCTTCGTCGATGAGCAACCAGCCGTCGCGCTGCGCGAGCATGGCGTCAAGCATCGCGATATCGATGATGCTCCCGTCGGGATTGTTCGGATTGGCGAGAAGCATTGTGCCTTTGCAGGTCGGTGCTTCGGCGCGGTCGATCGGCGCGCTGCCGGAAAAAATCTCGCCATGGGTGCGATAGGCGGGGGCGACATGCCGCGCCGCGCCGCCGATGATCCGGCCCGCGAGGCGCAGGCCGACCTCGCTACCCGGAATCGCGCAGACATGGCGCGCTTTGACCCCGAAATGCGCCGCGGCGGCGGCTTCGAGATCGGCAAGGGCTTCGCGTTCGGGGAGCCGCCGCCAGTCGATCGCGATCGTGTCGGCGCCCGGCCAGGGGTGCGGGTTGATCCCGGTCGACAGGTCGAGCCACGGCGCGTCGCCGGTGCCGAAATGGCGCTTCGCGGCTTCCAGCGCCCCGCCATGCCACGTCCAGTCAGGCGTCATGCGACGTGCGTCCAAAGCAGCGCGGCGAAGAGCAGCAGGCTTTCGCTCACCTCGATCCCCGCCCCATGGCCGTCGCCCGAGATGCCGCCGATCCGGCGCCGCAGCCACCAGCCCCAGAGCAGGACGGCCAGCGGCGCGGCGAGCAGCGAGGGCGACAGCGCCGCCAGCGCGAGCAGCAGGATCGTCCAGAGGCCGATGTCGACCGGCCGCACCGCGCCGCGGAATCGCGACCCTAGCCCGTCGTGGAGAGCGGGCAGCCAGCGCGACCAGAGCAAGGGCGCGATGCGCGCCGCGAAGGGTATGAGCAGGATGGCGGTAAAGGCTTCGGTCGCGATCAGGCCGTGCAGCAGCACGAGCTTGGCAAGAAGCTGGAGCGCGATCGCCACCACCGCGAAGCTGCCCGCGTGGGGATCGGCGAGGACAGCGCGCAGGCGCACGGGGTCTTTGTGTGCGGCGCCGCTTGCGTCGGCGATGTCGCCAAGACCGTCGAGGTGCAGCGCGCCGGTGACCGCGACCCACAGCAGCAGCGCGGCGAGCGCGCCGGACCAGGGATCGAGTTTCGCGCCCGCCCAGCCTCCGCCCGCGACCAGCGCGCCGACGATCAGCCCGACCGCGGGGAACCAGCGCATCGACGCCGCGAATTCGGCGCTCGACACCGTCACGCGCGGCGCCGGCAGCCGGGTCAGGAACCGGATCGCTATGATGAGCCCCTTCATGCGCGAAGGCCCGTGATCTGCGCGGTTCGCTCGCCGCGCCACAGGCGAAGTGACAGCACGGCGCCGTAGGGCAGATCGAAGGCCCACACCGCGCGTTGGTCGAAGTCGCACAGGTGATGGAGCGCCGCGCGCATTGCGCCGCCATGGGTGACGACCAGCGTCGGCACCGGCGCGAGCGCGTCGGCGACGCGCGCGACGAGTGCCGACCAGCGCTCGCCGTCGGGCGGGGGGCAGGCGTCGGGATCGGCCCGGAACCGGCCGAGCGCATGGGGATCGATCACCCCGGGCGCCTTGCCGTCCCATGCACCGAAATCGAGCTCGCGCCAGCGTGCGTCGATGGTCAGCGGGAGGTCGCGCGCCGCGCCGATGCGTTCGCCGGCAAGGCGGCAGCGTTGCAGGTCCGACGCGATCACCCGATCGAAGCTCAGCCCGGCGGCCCGTTCGGCGCAGACGGTGAGGCCTTCGGCGGTCGAGGCATCGTCGGTACGCCCGAGCAACAGGCCCGGCCGCTCGGGCGCGCCGTGGCGCAGCAAGTGGAGCGCGACGCCGGTCATAGCGCGCCCGACACGGCGGCTTCGTCGAAGGTCGCCATCCGGTCGTGCGCGGCCAGCGCCGCACGGACCACCCCCGCCGCGACCGCCGCGCCGCTGCCTTCGCCGAGGCGCATGCCGAGCGTCAGGATCGGGTCGAGCCCGAGCCGGTCGAGCAACCGGGCGTGGCCGGGTTCGGCCGAACAATGCCCTGCGAGGCAATGCGCGGTGATCGCCGGATTGTCGGCGGCGAGCGGGGCGATGGCCGACCCGCAGATGAAGCCGTCAAGCAGCACCGGAATGCCAAGTTGCCGCGCGCGCAGGGTCGCGCCCGCGATCGCCGCGATCTCACGCCCGCCGACCCGGCGCAGCGTCTCGAACCCCGAACGCGGAGCGCCGTCGTGAAAGGCAATCGCGCAATCGATGACGGCCGCCTTTCGCGCTACGCCGGCGTCGTCGACACCCGTTCCGGGCCCCACCCAGTCGCGCGCGTTGCCGCCGAAACTCCGCGCGCAGAGCGCGGCGGCGGCGGTCGAATTGCCGATCCCCATCTCGCCGAGGACGAGGAGGTCGAGCCCCTCCTCGACCGCCGCCGCCCCGCTGTTCAGCGCCGCGAGGCATTCGGCCTCGCCCATCGCCGGGGCGGCCGTGAAATCGGCGGTCGACCGATCGAGATCGAGCGCAACGACCTTGAACTCCAGACCCGCCGCGCCCGCCAAGGCGTTGATCGCGGCACCGCCGCCCGCGAAATTGGCGACCATCTGCGCGGTGACGCTGGCCGGAAAGGCGCTGACGCCGTGCGCGGTCACGCCGTGATTGCCCGCGAAGACGACCGCGCGGCCGCGATCGATCTGCGGGCGCTCGCGGCCTTGCCAGCCCGCGATGAAGACGGCGATCTCCTCGAGCCGGCCGAGCGATCCGGCGGGCTTGGTAAGCCGCGCCTGCCTGGCCCGCGCGGCGGCTTCGGCGGCGGGGTCGGGACCGCGCAGATCGACGAGAGCAGCCTCGAAGGCGGCAAGCGAGGGAAAGATCATTCGGCGACATATCCGGCTGGCGGGGTGCGGACGATGAAATGGCCTTTGACGCCCTCGGGCCAGTCCGCATAGGCCACCCGGCCATGGTCGCTGGCCGCATAATGGACGGCATAGTCGAGGATCGCGCGCGCGGCGTTCTCGTCGGGGGTGAAGCGACCGAGGACATAGCCGATCTTGTCCGGCGCGCGCAGATGGACGGTGCAATGATCCTGGCAGGCAAAGAGGCATGCCATTTCCTGCACCGCGATGCCGGCGTAGCGGGGGTCGCCGCTCTTGATCCGCTGCAAGGCTTCGGCGAGGCGCGTGCCGCCGCGTACGCCTGCGGCGTCGTCCCGTGCTTCGCGGCTGTGGCGACAGGTGCTGCACACCACGACCGCGGGGCCAGGGGCGACGCGCGTCAGCATCAGGCGACCGCCGCCGGTTGCGGGGGCGCCGGGACGCCAACCGCGACGAGAGCCCGATACAGGACATACAGCCCGATCAGGATCGCGCCGTTGCGGACGAATTGTTCGGCCAGGAGATCGGGAGCCATCGCGGTGTGGAGCCCGCCGAGCGCAAGGGCCCAGAGCAGGATGATGCCCTTGAACGCCGTGAACCCGGCCGCATAGGCGAGGCCGAGCCGCGCCGCGACCGAGCGGTAGTCAAGCGCCCGGAGCGCGGCGTAGCTGGCGAGCGCCGATCCCGCCGCCGCCGTGCCCAGCCCGATACCCCACGCCAGCGTGCTTCCGTCGCGTGGATAGCCGAGCAGGAAAAAGCCGACGAACTGGCTCGCCGCCCACGCCAGAAACATGAGCGCGAGGCCGTCGCGGCGGCGCATATGCACCGCCGCGAGCGCCGCGAGTGCCGGGAAAGGCGTCGCGCAGGCGAGGGCGATCGTGGTCGCGGTGCTCGCCCCCGTGAACATCGAGACCCACAGCGCCGACGCCCCCCGTTCGGACAGGCCGGTCATCAGAAGCGCCCCCGGATACCGGCGTAAAAGCTGCGGCCGAGCGTGCCGTAGCGATAGGTGGTCATATAGTCCTCGTCGAAGATATTCTCGGCGCGCGCGAACAGCTTCACGGCGTCCGACAGCTTGAGCTCTGCGCGCAGGTCGACGAGCGTATAGTCGTCCAGCCGCTGCGCGTTGCTGGCATTGTCATAGCTCTTGCCCGACCAGCGCACTGCCGCGCCGAGTTCCAGCCCGAAGCCGAAGGCGTAGCTGGCCGACGCATTGGCGGTCTCGCATGGCCGGCGCGGCAGCCAATTGCCGAAGCTGGCACCGGGCGAGCGGTCCTCGGCGACGATCCAGCTATAATTGCCGTCCACCGTCAGCCCGCCGAGCGACAGCGCCGCCGCCGCCTCGACCCCGTGCGCCTCGCTGCGCGCGATGTTCAGATAATAGCCGTAGCGCGGCGTCGTGGGGTCGCCGGGCACGAAGCAGAGCGGATCGGTCGAGCCCGACGAGCAGCCGTTGTAGATGATCTGGTTGACCGTCTTGCGGTCGAACCAGGTCGCGCCGACGACGAGCTTGCGATCGAACAGATGCTGTTCGATTCCCGCTTCCCAGCCGTGCGCCTCCTCGGGATCGAGCGCGACATTCCCATATTCGCTGAACAGTTGATAGAGGCCTGGCGCCTTGAAGCCTTCGCCATAGCTTGCGCGCAGCACGGTGCCGGTGGCGAGCCGCCACACGCCGCCCGCGGCGAACAAAGTCTGGCCGCCGTAGCGGTTGTGGTCGTCGTAGCGAACGCCGCCGTTCAGCGTCAGCCCGGCGACCGGCTCGACGCTGAGCTGGCCATAGACGCTCGTGATTTCGGCCTTGCCGCGCGCGAAGGCGGGGAGCGGCATCGCGAGCGAGGCCGAGGGCGAGCGGCTGCGGAACGAGGAGCGCTCATTCTCCACCCCGAAGATCGCGTGGATCCGGTCGCTGACGTCGAAGCTGCCCTGATATTCCCAGCGCTTGTTGCGGCCGTCGGCCTCGAAGCTGCGCGGCCGGGCGCGGTCGGGGTTGAAATTGTCGCGGTTGGTGTCGGTATAGGCATAGGCGATCCGGTTGCGGAAACGCCCATCGGCGAGCGCGACGTTCAGGCCCGCATAGCCGACGAATTCCTTGCTCAGCCCATAATCGGCGCTGTCGGCGCTGAAGCCGTCGAATTCGACCCGCCCGCTCGCATAGGTGCCGCGAAGGTCGACGCTGATAGTGTCGGCGAGCGCCAGCTCGGCGCGGCCCGACAGATTGTAATTGCGATAGCCGTCGCGTTCCTTGCCGCCGAACGCCCGGGCGTAGGAGGAAATGCCGTCGGTGGTGAAGCGCTGGCCGCCGATGCGCCAGGCGAGGGGGCCGGTGCGGCCGCCGATCGCGGCGCGCGCGCTGACCGTCTCACGCGAGCCCGCCTCGACGTCGAAGCTGCCTTCGAGCGGCTTTTCGGGGGTCGCGGTGACGATATTGACCACGCCGCCGATCGCCTGGCTGCCCCACAGGATCGATTGCGGCCCGCGCAGCACCTCGATCCGCGCGATATCGCCGGCGAGCAGGTTGGCGAAGTTGAAGCCGCCGCCGGTCGACGAGGGATCGTTGAGCTTCACCCCGTCGATCACCACCACCGTATGTTCGGATTCGGCGCCGCGGATGCGGAGCGAGGTCGACGTGCCATAGCCGCCGTTGCGCGAGATGCTGATGCCCGGCGTGCGGAGCAGCAATTCGGTGACGCCGATATCCTGGCTACGGTCGATCGCCTCCTTGTCGAGCACGGCCACCGACGCGGGAATTTCGTCGAGCGTCAGCGGTGCGCGCGTCGCGGTGACGATGATGCTGTCGGCGTCGGCGGCTTCGTCGGCGAAAGCAGGCAGCGCGGCCGCGATGGCGGCCACGGAAAGCGTGGTACGAAAAACAGTCCTGAACATGGATAACCCCATCGACAAGGCCGCTTGCGCGCAGGGTCGATGGAGCCCGCCCCATGGGGACGCACGACATCGGCCCGTGCGTGCGCACGGCCACCTTTGTCGTCGCTCGGGTTCACTCCCCGTCCGCCCGGCACACCCTGTCCGCACGAAAGACGACGGCGACGGGCAGGTCTCCTGGCTCGCGGGTCGGTGCCGGTTCGGGCCGCCTTCTCGGGACTTCAAGTCCCAATGGCATGTGGCCCGATGGCTCTCCGCTTACAGTTGCAGGGGCAGCCGGGGTCTTGCACCCCGTTCCCTTTTGATCCCCTTTCGGGGAACCTGTCGCTGGACGCGCCCCTAACGCAATATCGGGGCGGCGGTCAATTGCTGCGTTGCAACAGCGATCAGGCGGCCTTCATCCACACGACGAGCGCGAAGCGTGTCGCGCGCGCCGGCAGGGTGCGGTGCGGGGTGAAGCGGTCGAGGAACAGCGCGGTTCCGGCCGGGCAATCGGGGCGGACGCGCGGCAGGTCGGCGAGGCGATAGTCGGGGATTTCAAAGCCATCCGCGACCTGCTCGCCCAGCGGTGCCGGCTGGCGCGCCGCCGCGACCTCCAGTCCGCCGCTTTCCGGCCCCCCGCTCTCTGGCCCCACGTCGCCGAGCGGAATCCACGCGGTCACCAGCACCTTACCGCAGCCGGTGCCGTCGTCGCGCGCGACGTCGCTGTGCCACGCGTGGCGATGTTCGGGGAAGCAGGCGATGCTGGCGCGGACGCGGACGATCCGGCCCGCCAGCTTGCGGCCGCAGAGCGCTTCGGCCGTCTCGATCAGCCGCGGATCGTTGGCCAGCGCTTGCAATCGCGGTCCGCGATGCGCGTCGGTGCAGATCGCGACGCGGAGCAGGTTCGCGATGCTGCGTTCGTGGGCGTAGACCCGGTCGATCCGCTCGGTCAGCGGAGCGTCGGGACAGCTCTGTTCGAACGGCAGATACAGCGCGCGCGACACGCGGTCGATATGTTCGGCGATGTCCTCGCGCGCCGCGAGGATGCTCGCGCGATCGAACAATGGCACGGCGGCATAGCCCTGTTCGGCGAACTGCGTCGCGGGGGTCATCGCGCGCGCCCGAGCGTCGTCACCGTCGGCCAGTCGCCGCCGGTTTCGACCCGTGCGTCGATGCCGTAGACGGCGCGCAACAGGTCGGCGGTCAGGACCGTGGGCGGGGTCCCGTCGGCGACGATCCGGCCCTTGTCGACAATCAGCAACCGGTCGCAATAGCGCGCCGCCATGCTGAGGTCGTGGAGCACCGCGATGACCAGCGCGCCGGCGTCGGCTTCGGCGCGGAGCAGGTCCATCGCGTCGATCTGGTGGCCGGGGTCGAGGCTGGCGAGCGGCTCGTCGGCGATCAGCGCGGCGGCCTCGACCGCGAGCGCGCGGGCGAAAAGGACGCGGGCGCGCTCTCCCCCCGACAATTCGGTCGCGATCCGGTCCCGGAGCCCGAGGACGTCGGCGCGTTCCATCGCGCGCTCGATCGCGGCGGTATCGGCGGCCGAGACGCGCGACATCGGGGCGAGGTGCGGCAGGCGACCGAGCCCGACGAGCCGCTCGACGGTCAGCGGCCAGTGCAGGGTCTGCCCCTGCGGCAGATAGGCGACGCGCCGGGCGAGGTCGGCGCGCGGTATCGCGGCGGCGTCGGTGCCGTCGATTTGCACCGTTCCGCTTGCGGGAACGAGCGCGAGCATCGCACGGGCGAGCGTCGACTTGCCCGCGCCGTTGGGGCCGACGATTCCGGTCAGCGTGCCCGGCACGAACGTCGCGTTCGCATCCGCGACCACGACGCGATGGCCGAGCGTGACTCCGACCCGTTCGAGCGCGATCGTCACCATAGCCTTTTCTCCCGCATCAGATGGACGAGAAAGACCGGAACGCCGAGGAAGGCGGTGACGACGCCGAGCTTCAATTCGTTCGTCGTCGGGATGATCCGCACCCCAAGGTCGGCGAGCGTCAGCAGCGCCGCGCCGCCGATCGCCGAGGGGAGCAGGATCGCCGACGGGCTGCGGTCGGTGAGCGGGCGGATCAGGTGCGGGACGATCAGCCCGACGAAACCGATCGCCCCCGATACCGCGACCGCGCCGCCGACCGCGATTGCGGTGCCGACGAGCAGGCGGAGCCGCATCCGCCCGATGTCGACGCCGAGCGCCTTCGCTGCATCCTCGCCGAGCGTCAGCGCGTCGAGCGCGCGGCCGTTCCACAGCAGCATCGCCATGCCGATCGCGACGCAGGGCAGCGCGATCCAGACATGTTGGAACGAGCGGTTTTCGAGGCTGCCGAGCAGCCAGGTCATGATCTCCATCGCCGCGAAGGGGTTCGGCGACAGGTTGAGCGCGAGGCTGGTCCCCGCGACCGCGAGCGTGCCGACCGCGATGCCCGCGAGGATCAGCGTCAGCGGGCTCTCCGACCGCCCAGCGAGCGCAAACAGCAGGGCGAGCGAGGCGAGCGCGCCGCCGATCGCCAGCACGGGCAGCGCGGCGGGATGGATCTGTGCGAAGCCGAAATAGAGCGCGGCAACCCCGCCGAGCGCCGCGGCGTTCGAGGTGCCAAGCACCGAGGGTTCGGCGAGCGGATTGCGGAGATAACCCTGCAGCGCCGCCCCCGACAGGCCGAGCGCTGCTCCGACGATCAGCGCGAGCAGGGTGCGTGGCAGGCGGAGTTCGAAAAGGATCGTCGTCGCGACCGCATCGCCATGTCCGCTGGCCGCCGCGCCAAGCCGCGCGAGCGACAGGTCTACGGGGCCGAAGAGCAGCGAGGCGACGGCGGCGGCGAGTGTGAGCGCCGCGAGTGCGGCGACGAGAATCCAGCGCGTCATCGCCGCCCTCCGTCGATCGCCGCGATCTGCGCGACGATGCTGCGCGCGGCGACGGTATATTCGGGGCTGCCGCACACGGTCCACGCCTGCGGGATGCTGATGCGCGGAATGTTTTTCAGCGCCGGATGATGGAGCATTTCGCTGCCCTGGTCGGTGATCGTATCGGTCGCGCTCTCGACGATCAGGAAATCGGGCTGCGCCGCCACCATTTCCTCGAGGCTGAGCTGTGACAGCGGCGGCTTGCCGAGCTTGCCGGCGAGATTGACGAGGCCGAGGCGGGTCATCAATTCGTCGATCAGCGTGCCGGTGCCGGTCATGTAGCCGCGCCGCTGATAATAGGCCGCGACGCGCCCGCGTCCCGGCTTCGGCAAGCCAGCAAGCTCGCGCTCCATCTTCGCGACAAGCGCTTCGCCGCGGTCGGCGTGCCCTACCGCTTTCGCCGTCGCGCGGATCGAGGTGTAGATCTGGTCGAGCCGGTCGGCGGTGTCGAGGTCGAGCAGCGGATAGGTCCGGCCGGGCAGCGCGGCGAGCGCGGCGCTGCGGCTCGCGGGCATGCCGACGACGAGGTCGGGACCGATCGCCAAAATCTGCTCGGCCGAATTGCCGAGCAGCGGCAGTCCGCGCGCCTTCGCCGCCGCCGCCGACAGTTCGGGATCAGACGCATTGTGTGTGAGCCCCGCGATCTGTCCACGGTCGGCGAGCGCGAGGACGAGCTGGTCGGCGCAAAGATTGACCGAGACGATGCGCTTAGGCGTCGCGGGGGCCTTCGGTGCACTTGCAGGTGCAGCAGCCCACAAGGCCCCTGCGCCGGCGAGCAGCAGGGGGATCGCGAGCAGGCCGCGCATCAGAACTCGACCCCCGCCTGCGCGCGGACATTCTGCTCGCGGAAGGGATGCTTGACCTGCGTCATTTCGGTGACGAGATCGGCGGCGTCGATCAGCGGCTGTGGCGCGTTGCGGCCGGTGATCACGACATGCGTCATCGCGGGCTTGGCGGCGAGCGTCGCCAGCACCTCCTCGACCGGCAGATAATCATAGCGCAGCACGATATTGAGCTCGTCGGCGATGACCATCTTGTAGGCGGGGTCGGCGATCATCCGCTTCACTTCCTCCCACGCTTCGCGGGCGACTTCGATGTCGCGCGCGCGGTTCTGCGTGTCCCAGGTGAAGCCTTCGCCCATCGGCTTGAACGCGGCAAGCTCGGGAAAGCGATCGAACACTGCGCGCTCGCCGGTCGCCATCGCGCCTTTGACGAACTGGACGATGCCGACCTTCATCCCGTGCCCGATCGCGCGGATCGCCATGCCGAAGGCGGCCGAGCTCTTGCCCTTGCCGGGACCGGTGTGGACGATGACGAGGCCCTTTTCGACCGTCTTGGTCGCGATCTTCTTCGCCTGCGCCGCCTGCAGCTTGACCATCTTCGCCTTATGCTCGGCGTCGGTACGGGGCTTCACGGTCAGAAACTCAGCCGGACGCCGCCATAGGCGGCACGGCCATAGACGCCATAGCCGGAGGCGGTCGCATAATCGGCGTCGAACAGATTATCGACGCGGCCGTACAGCTCGATATGTCCGCCAATCGGGAAGGAGGCGCGAACACCCGCGAGCGCATAGCCGTCGAGCGGGACGAGGTTCGCCGCGTCGTCGAAGCTGTCGCCAACCAGTGTCAGCGTCGCCCCGGTCGACAGGCCGAACGACCAGTCATAGTCGGCCGACAGGCTGATCGCCTGCTCGGCGCGGCGGGGGAGGCGCTTGCCGTCGAATGCGGGGCGTCCCGAACGGTCGCGGGCATCGATGTAGGAGTAGGAGGCGGTGACGTTCAGCGCGTCGACGGGGCGCAGCGCGAGTGTCGCCTCGACCCCCTTGGCGCGGGTGCGGTCGATATTGCCATATTTGGAAGTGGCGTTGTCGTAATTGATCTGGTCGGTGGTGTTGCGCACAAAGGCGGTCAGAGACATCACCGCGCGCCCGTCCGCCAGACTCTGGTCGATGCCGAGGTCATAGCTTTTCGACCGTTCGGGCCGCAGCGCTGCGTTGCCGCTGAAACTGTCGTAGAGCTGATAGAGCGACGGTGCCTTGAACCCCTCGCCATAGCTCGCGCGGACATTGGTCGCGCCGCCGTTCGGCGAATAATTGGTGTTGGCGCCGAAGGTCGTCGCGCCGCCGAACTGGCTGTGGTCGTCGTGGCGCACGCCGCCGGTCAGCGACAGGCTGGCGAATGGCTGGACGATCCCCAGCGCATAGACGCTATCGATGTTCGCGCGCTGGCTGTCGGTCGATCCGAAGCCGAAGAAATCATAGTCGGGCCGCTCGTGCTCATAGCCGAAGATCAGCTTCGCGCGGTCGGCCGGCGTGACGACGCCCTGATATTCGAAGCGCAGGTTGCTCCCCGAATAGCCATAGTCGGGCGCGGTTCCGCGCACGAAATAATAGTCGCGGTCGTTGCGCAGCCAGGTCACCGCGGCGCGGCTGGTGAAGCGGCCATCGAACAGCGCGAGATTGAGGCCCGCATAGCCGACATATTGGTCGAGCTTGGCGACGTCGGCGCTGTCCGCCGGGGGACCGAAGAAGCTGTCATAGTCGAGGTTGGAATGGATATAATATCCGCGCAGGTCGAGGCTCAGCGCATCGCCGAGCGCGACCTTCAGCCGCGCATTGCCGGCGAAATTCTTGTAGCCGTCCTTTTCGGTGCCGCTCGCGGCCGACGAGATGCCGTCGGTCCGGAACCAGGACGCGCCGACGCCGCCCGACACCGCGCCCGCGGTGCCCGACACGTCGGCCCGCGCGCTGGTCGTGTCGCTATAGCCATATTCAGCCGCGGCGTCCGCCGCGAACCCTTCGGCGGGGGTGGCGGTCGTCAGGCTGACCACGCCGCCGATCGCCTGGCTGCCGTGGACGACCGAGTTCGATCCGCGCAGCACCTCGATCCGGCGGATGTTGCCGGTCAGCAGCGGGCCGAAATCATAGCCGTCGCCGATCCCGCTCGGGTCGTTCACCTTGACGCCGTCGATCAGCACCAGGGTCTGCGTCGTCTCTGCGCCGCGCAGCGATACCCCCGCGACCGAGCCGGTGCTGCCGGTGCGGCTGAACCGCACGCCGGGGGTGGTGGCGAGCAGATCGACGACGTCGATCGTCTGGCGCTTCGCGATC
Proteins encoded in this window:
- a CDS encoding aminotransferase class I/II-fold pyridoxal phosphate-dependent enzyme, which produces MTPDWTWHGGALEAAKRHFGTGDAPWLDLSTGINPHPWPGADTIAIDWRRLPEREALADLEAAAAAHFGVKARHVCAIPGSEVGLRLAGRIIGGAARHVAPAYRTHGEIFSGSAPIDRAEAPTCKGTMLLANPNNPDGSIIDIAMLDAMLAQRDGWLLIDEAFADCAPVTSIAHRISDDRRLLVFRSFGKFFGLAGVRLGFVLGPPLFLDELRTLLGAWPVSAAALAIGNAAYRDRDWIAAMREQLTREAAALDALLTRRNLSVIGDCPLFRLVEADDAGALFERLARAAILTRPFADQPRWLRLGLPGSAAALARLDAALGG
- a CDS encoding adenosylcobinamide-GDP ribazoletransferase; amino-acid sequence: MKGLIIAIRFLTRLPAPRVTVSSAEFAASMRWFPAVGLIVGALVAGGGWAGAKLDPWSGALAALLLWVAVTGALHLDGLGDIADASGAAHKDPVRLRAVLADPHAGSFAVVAIALQLLAKLVLLHGLIATEAFTAILLIPFAARIAPLLWSRWLPALHDGLGSRFRGAVRPVDIGLWTILLLALAALSPSLLAAPLAVLLWGWWLRRRIGGISGDGHGAGIEVSESLLLFAALLWTHVA
- a CDS encoding histidine phosphatase family protein gives rise to the protein MTGVALHLLRHGAPERPGLLLGRTDDASTAEGLTVCAERAAGLSFDRVIASDLQRCRLAGERIGAARDLPLTIDARWRELDFGAWDGKAPGVIDPHALGRFRADPDACPPPDGERWSALVARVADALAPVPTLVVTHGGAMRAALHHLCDFDQRAVWAFDLPYGAVLSLRLWRGERTAQITGLRA
- the cobT gene encoding nicotinate-nucleotide--dimethylbenzimidazole phosphoribosyltransferase, producing the protein MIFPSLAAFEAALVDLRGPDPAAEAAARARQARLTKPAGSLGRLEEIAVFIAGWQGRERPQIDRGRAVVFAGNHGVTAHGVSAFPASVTAQMVANFAGGGAAINALAGAAGLEFKVVALDLDRSTADFTAAPAMGEAECLAALNSGAAAVEEGLDLLVLGEMGIGNSTAAAALCARSFGGNARDWVGPGTGVDDAGVARKAAVIDCAIAFHDGAPRSGFETLRRVGGREIAAIAGATLRARQLGIPVLLDGFICGSAIAPLAADNPAITAHCLAGHCSAEPGHARLLDRLGLDPILTLGMRLGEGSGAAVAAGVVRAALAAHDRMATFDEAAVSGAL
- a CDS encoding DUF1636 domain-containing protein gives rise to the protein MLTRVAPGPAVVVCSTCRHSREARDDAAGVRGGTRLAEALQRIKSGDPRYAGIAVQEMACLFACQDHCTVHLRAPDKIGYVLGRFTPDENAARAILDYAVHYAASDHGRVAYADWPEGVKGHFIVRTPPAGYVAE
- a CDS encoding TonB-dependent siderophore receptor, with product MFRTVFRTTLSVAAIAAALPAFADEAADADSIIVTATRAPLTLDEIPASVAVLDKEAIDRSQDIGVTELLLRTPGISISRNGGYGTSTSLRIRGAESEHTVVVIDGVKLNDPSSTGGGFNFANLLAGDIARIEVLRGPQSILWGSQAIGGVVNIVTATPEKPLEGSFDVEAGSRETVSARAAIGGRTGPLAWRIGGQRFTTDGISSYARAFGGKERDGYRNYNLSGRAELALADTISVDLRGTYASGRVEFDGFSADSADYGLSKEFVGYAGLNVALADGRFRNRIAYAYTDTNRDNFNPDRARPRSFEADGRNKRWEYQGSFDVSDRIHAIFGVENERSSFRSRSPSASLAMPLPAFARGKAEITSVYGQLSVEPVAGLTLNGGVRYDDHNRYGGQTLFAAGGVWRLATGTVLRASYGEGFKAPGLYQLFSEYGNVALDPEEAHGWEAGIEQHLFDRKLVVGATWFDRKTVNQIIYNGCSSGSTDPLCFVPGDPTTPRYGYYLNIARSEAHGVEAAAALSLGGLTVDGNYSWIVAEDRSPGASFGNWLPRRPCETANASASYAFGFGLELGAAVRWSGKSYDNASNAQRLDDYTLVDLRAELKLSDAVKLFARAENIFDEDYMTTYRYGTLGRSFYAGIRGRF
- a CDS encoding ABC transporter ATP-binding protein encodes the protein MVTIALERVGVTLGHRVVVADANATFVPGTLTGIVGPNGAGKSTLARAMLALVPASGTVQIDGTDAAAIPRADLARRVAYLPQGQTLHWPLTVERLVGLGRLPHLAPMSRVSAADTAAIERAMERADVLGLRDRIATELSGGERARVLFARALAVEAAALIADEPLASLDPGHQIDAMDLLRAEADAGALVIAVLHDLSMAARYCDRLLIVDKGRIVADGTPPTVLTADLLRAVYGIDARVETGGDWPTVTTLGRAR
- a CDS encoding iron ABC transporter permease codes for the protein MTRWILVAALAALTLAAAVASLLFGPVDLSLARLGAAASGHGDAVATTILFELRLPRTLLALIVGAALGLSGAALQGYLRNPLAEPSVLGTSNAAALGGVAALYFGFAQIHPAALPVLAIGGALASLALLFALAGRSESPLTLILAGIAVGTLAVAGTSLALNLSPNPFAAMEIMTWLLGSLENRSFQHVWIALPCVAIGMAMLLWNGRALDALTLGEDAAKALGVDIGRMRLRLLVGTAIAVGGAVAVSGAIGFVGLIVPHLIRPLTDRSPSAILLPSAIGGAALLTLADLGVRIIPTTNELKLGVVTAFLGVPVFLVHLMREKRLW
- a CDS encoding ABC transporter substrate-binding protein produces the protein MRGLLAIPLLLAGAGALWAAAPASAPKAPATPKRIVSVNLCADQLVLALADRGQIAGLTHNASDPELSAAAAKARGLPLLGNSAEQILAIGPDLVVGMPASRSAALAALPGRTYPLLDLDTADRLDQIYTSIRATAKAVGHADRGEALVAKMERELAGLPKPGRGRVAAYYQRRGYMTGTGTLIDELMTRLGLVNLAGKLGKPPLSQLSLEEMVAAQPDFLIVESATDTITDQGSEMLHHPALKNIPRISIPQAWTVCGSPEYTVAARSIVAQIAAIDGGRR